From the genome of Streptomyces sp. NBC_01341, one region includes:
- a CDS encoding colicin E3/pyocin S6 family cytotoxin yields the protein MSANVIDPDGSSTKGQFEITADPAYADTTYSYTAVSSSVSSGSTAKLTIPPASSFPAGTHLRYRVRAYDGADYGSWTGYSTFVMNTGLPAAPTVTCDTYEQNGWTAKASAAVSCTLDTTSTDGAGFQWGLDNSSLPNKKLDISNGNGGDAQTVSINPADGWHTLYARTIDSGGNLSTATTSYAFGVGADGAAILSPADGDTTARRLTLSAKGLTSYTGVTWQYRRGETDAWHIVPATDVTASGAVVSAWPVAVTSGTATKLVWNTVNSLSEDGVIELRAAFTDGTTTGHSQTTDVTLDRDAGTAPGAQVGPGSVNQLTGDFTLSATDATAFEASVVRTYSSRANDTDTEGQAQIFGPGWTSTVAGEASGYTEIRRTSATSVELLSGDGSSIAFTLNSDGSWAPQPGAEELTLTGAVSGSTFTLTDTDANATVFAKAATGVATWTLASSASAVDDTTLTTVSETVTVGGSTLARPKYVISPTAAVTPATCQATPATKGCRVLEFIYSTSTTATSGAVGDYTGQVKALKLWATGPGASAATAETVESYTYDSSGRLAQDWDPRISTPLKTAYTYDTDGRVATLTEPGELPWTFKYGKAGSALTSGAGMLLKVSRPALVVGSASTTSGTAATTVVYDVPLSGSTAPHQMDATTVAAWAQDEAPTDATAVFPADSVPPGNTGSGLTSSSYDRAVITYIDANGEETNTANPGGSLTTTGYDDYGNQVIDLAATNRELALGTSTGASGKLAALGLADLSTADRARQLATVSRYSADGQKLVDEYGPLHEVTLTKELTGSTAESTMAPGTVTPAHTHTAYSYDENRPSGAKVSGLVTSTATGAAVAGYVNDADTRAVTTTYDWSTGQEKASSGADTTGIMTTYDSTGRASTTRTAGSTGSDANTVNYTYYTASGTGTCVSAISTGLLCRTAPAATITGGGTNPAEAVTTVYTYDRWGQLATKAETANSVTRTTTNTTDGAGRVTRTAMTGGIGTGTPDTTVTYDEDNGQTATQTSNGLTIAYTYDDLGRRTEYNDGAGNTTITSYDILDRPVKTTDSVPSARTYAYGATGNVTTLTDSVAGTFTGTYDADGTLTSETLPGGYTLAVTSDTTGQETNRTYVTADGTTVASDAAGYTVHGQQAGHTQTDGSTTQSDYTYDSAGHLTQAINSSTAGCTTRAYTFDVNSNRKSLNASSDDCDSSTVDTTTATTSYAYDSADRLVNAGYVYDAFGRTTTSGATTLSYFTNDLVATETVGTSRNTWALDAAGRLAVQTAQTQSGSTWTTNTTTTNHYGDSSDSPTWAKTGSSTTIRNVTDLTGGLAATTTDAGDTVLQLANIHGDITVQQPLDTSVASTVQHFDEYGNTLDDTEDATYGAFGSYQRSSGTISGYTLMGVRLYDPTTGRFLQVDSIYGGNANAYDYCTADAVNCYDLDGRFAAVAALGFFAVADWWNPIGWIVAGLIALGILTYGVYQAGVWIAHYNHHTAKSTPSNSPYWKKLTPHKGKTKSNGKSGSKKRYFEWDYTHGDIEVYDKNGKHLGSADPNGGHIYKPPVKGRKIKP from the coding sequence TTGTCGGCGAACGTCATCGACCCGGACGGTTCTAGTACCAAGGGTCAGTTCGAGATCACAGCGGACCCAGCCTACGCGGACACCACGTACTCCTACACGGCTGTATCCTCCTCGGTCTCCTCCGGTTCGACGGCCAAGCTGACGATTCCACCGGCGAGCTCCTTCCCAGCAGGCACCCACCTGCGCTATCGCGTCCGCGCCTATGACGGCGCCGACTACGGCTCCTGGACCGGCTACTCCACGTTCGTGATGAACACCGGCCTACCCGCCGCCCCGACGGTCACCTGCGACACGTACGAGCAGAACGGCTGGACGGCCAAGGCGAGTGCGGCCGTGTCCTGCACCCTTGACACGACCTCCACGGACGGTGCCGGATTCCAGTGGGGCCTGGACAACTCTTCCCTGCCGAATAAGAAGCTGGACATCAGCAACGGGAACGGCGGCGACGCGCAGACGGTCAGCATCAACCCGGCCGACGGCTGGCACACGCTGTACGCGCGGACCATCGACTCCGGCGGCAACCTGTCGACGGCAACTACCTCTTACGCCTTCGGGGTCGGCGCCGACGGGGCAGCGATCCTTTCCCCGGCCGACGGCGACACCACCGCCCGCCGCCTCACATTGTCGGCGAAGGGACTCACCTCCTACACCGGGGTGACCTGGCAGTACCGGCGCGGCGAGACCGACGCCTGGCATATCGTGCCAGCCACCGACGTCACTGCCTCCGGCGCGGTGGTCTCCGCCTGGCCGGTCGCCGTCACCAGCGGCACCGCCACCAAACTGGTCTGGAACACCGTCAACTCGCTGTCCGAGGACGGCGTCATCGAACTGCGCGCCGCGTTCACGGACGGCACCACAACAGGCCACTCACAGACCACCGACGTCACCCTCGACCGGGACGCGGGCACCGCCCCCGGCGCCCAGGTCGGCCCGGGTTCGGTCAACCAGCTCACCGGTGACTTCACACTGTCGGCCACGGACGCGACTGCCTTCGAGGCGAGCGTAGTGCGGACGTACTCCTCGCGTGCCAACGACACAGACACCGAGGGCCAGGCGCAGATCTTCGGCCCTGGTTGGACCTCCACCGTCGCCGGTGAGGCGAGCGGGTACACAGAGATCCGCAGGACCTCCGCCACTTCGGTGGAGCTCCTGTCCGGCGACGGCAGCTCGATCGCCTTCACTTTGAACTCGGACGGCAGCTGGGCGCCTCAGCCAGGGGCCGAGGAACTGACTCTGACGGGCGCGGTCAGCGGGTCGACGTTCACCCTGACCGACACCGACGCGAACGCCACGGTGTTCGCCAAGGCCGCGACCGGTGTGGCCACCTGGACGCTAGCCTCCTCGGCCTCGGCAGTCGATGACACCACGCTCACCACCGTCTCGGAGACCGTCACAGTCGGCGGCTCGACGCTGGCCCGTCCGAAGTACGTGATCTCCCCGACCGCGGCGGTCACTCCCGCGACCTGCCAGGCCACCCCGGCCACCAAGGGCTGCCGCGTCCTGGAGTTTATCTACTCGACCTCCACCACCGCCACATCCGGCGCGGTCGGCGACTACACGGGCCAAGTGAAGGCGCTCAAGCTGTGGGCCACCGGCCCCGGCGCCTCCGCCGCGACCGCCGAGACCGTCGAGTCCTACACCTACGACAGCTCCGGCCGGCTTGCGCAGGACTGGGACCCGCGAATCAGCACCCCGCTGAAGACGGCGTACACCTACGACACCGACGGTCGCGTCGCCACCCTCACCGAACCCGGTGAACTCCCCTGGACGTTCAAATACGGCAAGGCCGGCTCCGCGCTGACCTCGGGCGCGGGCATGCTGCTCAAGGTCTCCCGCCCGGCACTCGTCGTTGGCTCCGCGAGCACCACGTCCGGTACGGCGGCCACCACCGTCGTCTACGACGTGCCGCTCTCCGGTTCGACCGCCCCGCACCAGATGGACGCCACCACCGTGGCGGCCTGGGCGCAGGACGAGGCACCTACCGACGCGACCGCCGTCTTCCCGGCCGACAGCGTCCCTCCGGGCAACACCGGCAGCGGCCTGACGTCGTCCTCGTACGACCGGGCCGTCATCACCTACATCGACGCGAACGGCGAGGAGACCAACACCGCGAACCCCGGCGGCTCGCTCACCACCACCGGGTACGACGACTACGGCAACCAGGTCATCGACCTGGCAGCCACCAACCGGGAGCTGGCCCTCGGCACCAGCACGGGAGCATCCGGCAAACTGGCGGCACTCGGCCTAGCCGACCTGTCCACTGCGGACCGTGCCCGGCAGTTGGCCACCGTCTCCCGGTACTCAGCCGACGGTCAGAAGCTCGTGGACGAGTACGGACCCCTGCACGAGGTCACCCTCACCAAGGAACTCACCGGTAGCACCGCGGAGTCCACGATGGCCCCCGGTACAGTGACCCCGGCACACACCCACACCGCCTACAGCTACGACGAGAACCGGCCCAGCGGCGCTAAGGTCTCCGGCCTGGTCACCTCCACGGCGACCGGCGCCGCCGTCGCGGGATACGTGAACGACGCCGACACTCGTGCGGTGACCACCACCTACGACTGGTCGACCGGCCAGGAGAAGGCCAGCAGCGGCGCTGACACCACCGGCATCATGACGACGTACGACAGCACCGGGCGGGCGTCCACCACCCGCACAGCCGGCTCGACTGGCTCGGACGCAAACACCGTGAACTACACCTATTACACGGCCTCCGGCACCGGCACCTGTGTCTCCGCCATCTCGACCGGACTGCTCTGCAGGACGGCGCCTGCGGCCACCATCACGGGCGGCGGCACCAACCCGGCGGAGGCCGTCACCACCGTCTACACCTACGACCGCTGGGGCCAGCTCGCCACCAAGGCCGAGACCGCCAACAGCGTGACCCGCACCACCACCAACACCACCGACGGCGCGGGCCGCGTCACCAGGACCGCAATGACCGGCGGCATCGGCACGGGCACCCCGGACACGACGGTCACGTACGACGAGGACAACGGCCAGACGGCCACCCAGACCTCGAACGGTCTGACCATCGCCTACACCTACGACGACCTGGGACGTCGGACGGAATACAACGACGGCGCGGGCAACACCACGATCACGTCCTACGACATCCTCGACCGGCCGGTGAAGACCACCGACTCGGTACCGTCCGCCAGGACGTACGCCTATGGCGCCACAGGCAACGTGACGACGCTGACCGACTCGGTGGCCGGCACCTTCACGGGCACGTACGACGCCGACGGCACGCTCACGTCCGAGACCCTGCCCGGCGGCTACACCCTGGCCGTCACCAGTGACACCACCGGCCAGGAGACCAACCGTACGTACGTCACGGCGGACGGCACCACCGTCGCCTCCGACGCCGCCGGATACACGGTGCACGGCCAGCAGGCCGGCCATACCCAGACCGACGGTTCGACCACGCAGTCCGACTACACCTACGACAGCGCCGGCCACCTCACTCAGGCTATTAACTCGTCCACCGCCGGCTGCACCACCCGCGCCTACACCTTCGACGTGAACAGCAACCGCAAGTCGTTGAACGCCAGTTCGGATGACTGCGACAGCAGCACCGTCGACACCACCACGGCGACCACGTCGTACGCCTACGACAGCGCCGACCGACTGGTGAACGCCGGCTACGTCTACGACGCCTTCGGCCGCACCACCACCAGCGGAGCCACAACCCTGTCGTACTTCACCAACGACCTGGTCGCCACCGAGACCGTCGGCACCAGCCGCAACACCTGGGCCCTGGACGCCGCCGGACGTCTCGCCGTCCAGACCGCCCAGACCCAGTCCGGCAGCACCTGGACGACCAACACCACGACGACCAACCACTACGGCGACTCGTCGGACAGCCCCACCTGGGCCAAGACGGGCAGCAGCACCACCATCCGCAACGTCACCGACCTGACCGGCGGCCTGGCCGCCACAACGACGGACGCCGGCGACACCGTCCTCCAACTCGCCAACATCCACGGCGACATTACGGTCCAGCAGCCGCTGGACACCAGCGTCGCCAGCACAGTCCAGCACTTTGACGAGTACGGCAACACGCTCGACGACACGGAGGACGCCACCTATGGTGCCTTCGGCTCCTACCAACGGTCGTCTGGCACAATCAGCGGCTACACCCTCATGGGCGTCCGCCTGTACGACCCGACGACTGGCCGCTTCCTCCAGGTCGACTCCATCTACGGTGGAAACGCGAACGCCTACGACTACTGCACGGCGGATGCCGTCAACTGCTATGACCTCGACGGCCGATTCGCGGCGGTAGCGGCACTCGGATTCTTCGCCGTGGCCGACTGGTGGAATCCCATTGGCTGGATCGTCGCCGGTCTGATCGCGCTGGGTATCCTGACCTACGGTGTCTACCAGGCGGGTGTGTGGATCGCCCACTATAACCATCACACTGCGAAGTCCACTCCTTCGAACTCCCCGTACTGGAAGAAGCTGACCCCACACAAGGGCAAGACCAAGAGCAACGGTAAATCAGGGTCGAAGAAGCGGTACTTCGAATGGGACTACACCCACGGTGATATCGAGGTATACGACAAGAACGGTAAGCACCTCGGGAGCGCAGATCCCAACGGGGGACACATCTACAAGCCGCCAGTGAAGGGCCGGAAGATCAAGCCATGA